The nucleotide sequence ACGGTCTTCGTCAGCCTCGAACTCGCCTCGCTACCGTCCTACGCCCTCGTCGCCTTCCTCAAGAAGAACCGGGGGAGCGTCGAGGCGGGGCTGAAGTACTTCCTCGTGGGCGCCGTCTCCTCGGCGGTGCTCGCGTTCGGCATCTCGCTCGTGTACGCGGTCACGGGGTCGCTCCTGCTTTCCGACGTCGCGAGCGCCATCGGCTCCGCCGGTGACCTGGTCGGCGTCGCCGGCGTGGGTGTCGTGATGATCGCCGGCGGCTTCGCGTTCAAGACCGCCTCGGTGCCCTTCCACTTCTGGGCGCCGGAGGCCTACGAAGGCGCGCCCGCACCGATCAGCGCCTTCCTGTCGTCGGCCTCGAAGGCGGCCGGCTTCGCCGTCGCCTTCCGCGTGTTCGCGGTGGCCTTCCCCATCGACGCGGTCGTGCCGATGGGCATCGACTGGCCCCTGCTCTTTGCCGTCCTCGCCGTCGTCACGATGACGCTCGGCAACTTCGCGGCGGCGACCCAGGAGAACGTCAAGCGGATGCTGGCGTACTCCTCGGTCGGTCACGCGGGCTACGCGCTCATCGGCCTCGCCGCCCTCTCGGGCAGCGGCCCCAACGGCAACGTGATGGGCGCCAGCATGGCCCACCTGCTCGTCTACGGCTTCATGAACACGGGCGCGTTCCTGTTCATCGCCATGGTCGAACACTGGGAGATCGGTCGCACCTTCGAGGACTACAACGGGCTGGCGACCCGGGCTCCCGTCGCCTGCCTGGCGATGACGGTGTTCATGTTCTCGCTCGCGGGGCTCCCGCCCTTCGGCGGCTTCCTCTCGAAGTACGCCCTCTTCTACGAGGCGATCCAGGGTGGCTTCTGGTGGCTCGCCGCCGTCGGCGCGATCAACAGCGCGCTGTCGCTGTTCTACTACTCCCGCGTGGTGAAGGCGATGTGGATCGAGGACCCGACCGGCGGGTTCGACCTCGGCGCGACGCCGCTCGGACTCTACGCCGCGGTGATGGTCGCCGCGGTCGGGACGCTCCTGCTGTTGCCGGCGTTCGGCCCCGTCGTCGAGACGGCACAGAGTGCCGCCACGGCGCTGTTCGCGTAGTCAGAGCGTCGACCCGATCGCCTCCGTCACTTCCTTCGACCGCCGCACGGTGATGCCGTCGGTCGTCACGAACACGCCGTGATCCTCGTCGATGACGCGTGTCACGTACCCGTTTTCGAACACCCGCAAGGTGTACTGATACTCGCCGAGTTCGGTGCCGTCGTAGGCCGTCTGGGCTCGAAACCCCGCGGCCTCGTGTTCGACCCACCCCGTGAGGTCGGCCTCCGCCTCCAGATCCGAGCGCAGGTAGATCTGCTCGTATTCGTCCGGCGTGAAGTAGACGATGCTCCGGAGGCTGTCGCCGACCGTCGTCCGACAGGCGCTCACCAGTTGCTCTCCGAGCGACGGATCGACGAGGTCACGGTGCTCGCTCATGGTGCATGGTATCACGCCACACATAGAGTTAACTCCATCGCCGACGCGTGACGGTAGGGTTTTGAGTTCCCGGGGATACCGACGACCATGGTCAGGCGGCTGGTACTCGGCTGTGGTCACGCCGGCGAGACGGTCGCCGGCGTCGTCTCGACGTGGGGCGGATCCCTCCGCGTGGTCGTGCCTGCGGGCCACGAGGTGAGGGAGTTCGAGGCTGGCGCGGAGGTGATCCGCGGCGATCCGGCCGACCCCGGTACCTACCCCGAGGCGGCGGACGTGGTGCTCGTCCTCGGCGACGACCCGGCCCACAACGTGGCCACGGCGGAGCAGGCGCGAGCGTCGTTTCCCGACGCCCTGCTCGTGGCGTCGACGGCCGGAGGTGACGTCGGCGACCGGCTGAGGACCGTCGCGGACCGCGTCGTCGACACCCAGGCGGTCGTCGCCGATTACCTCCTGGAGACGGCGACTGGCGACGGCGGCGAGCGAGTGTGGCGGCTCCTGAACGTCCTCCGGGGAATCGACGGCCGACTGGCGGTCGTGATGCACGAAAACCCGGATCCGGACGCCATCGCGTCGGCTCTCGCCCTCGCGGACATCGCCCGGTCGGTCGGCGTCGAGGGCGACGCCTGTTACTACGGCGACATCTCACACCAGGAGAACCGGGCGCTAGTGAACCTGCTGGAACTCGACTTGTGCAACCTCGGTCCCGGCGATGATATCGGCGAGTACGCGGCCGTGGCGCTGGTCGATCACTCCCGGCCAGGGGTCAACGACGGCCTCGACCCCGACACCCCCGTCGACATCGTCGTGGATCACCACCCCCCACGGGGCCCCGTCACGGCCCGGTTCGTGGACCTGCGAAGCGACGTCGGGGCGACGAGTACGCTCCTCGCGGAGTATCTGGACCGTCTGGGCATGGATCCGAGCCGCGAGGTGGCGACCGCCCTCCTGTACGGCATCCGGATCGACACCCGGGAGTTCACCCGCGAGGCCGTCGAGGCGGACTTCGAGGCGGCGGCTTTCCTCCACGCTCACGTGGACGCGTCGGTCCTCGAACGGGTCGAGTCGCCGAGTATGAATCCGGAGGTGCTGGCGACGCTGGCCGCGGCGATCCGAAACCGGGACGTCAGGGACGACGTGCTCACGACGGGCGTCGGTCGCATCCGGGACCGTGACGCCCTGGCGCAGGCCGCGGACAAACTCCTCGACATGGAGGGGATCCGTGTCACCGTCGTCTACGGGTTCATGGACGAGACGGTGTACGTCTCCGGTCGCACCCGCGGGACGGACGTCGACCTCGGGGAGGTCCTGCGGGACGCCCTGGGCGCCATCGGGAGCGCGGGCGGGCACGCCGACATGGCCGGGGCACAGATCCCGCTGGGGATCCTCGGTGCGGTCGACGACGATTCGACCGCCTCGCTGGCCGACGTCGTCGACGACGTAGTCGCCGAGCGGATCTTCGAGGTTCTGGAGGATCCCCCGAACGCGCCGGGAGGCGACCCGTCGACCGCCGAGGCCGTCTTCGAGTTTCCGCTGTCCGACGACGGGTAGGAGCCCGAACGGCCCGCGACGACCACCCTTTTGAGAGTCGGCCGCGTACGTCGGAGCGATGGCCGACAACGCGACCGTCGAGGAGTACATGACACAGGACGTGGCCACCGTCGACCCAGACGACTCCGTCTCCGAGGTGTCGCGGCGCATCGTCGAGAGCGACGGTCACACCGGCTTCCCGGTGACAGACGGCCGGCAGGTCGAGGGGTTCGTCAGTGCCCGCGACCTGCTGTTGGCCGACGACGAGGCGCTGGTGTTCACCGTGATGTCCGAGGACCTCGTGGTCGCCCACCCCGACATGAAGGTCAACGACGCCGCACGGGTGATCCTCCGCTCCGGCATCCAGAAACTCCCGGTCGTCGACGACGCGGGCAAACTCGTCGGCATCATCTCGAACACGGACGTGATCCGCAGTCAGATCGAGCGGGTGACGCCCAAGAAGGTCGACAAGCTCCTCCATACCTTGGAGGAGATTCACGACATCGAGGCCGCGGAGGAGCGCCGCAGCGTCGAGTTGGCCGAGCTGACGCCGACGCAGGGACGGGTGTACGCCGACGAGTTGCAGGGCCGGAGCTACGAACTCGAACACGGACTGGCCGAACCGCTGGTCGTTATCGACAACGATGGCACGCTCCTGCTCGCGGACGGCCACCACCGGGTCATGGCCGCCAACAGGCTCGACATCGAGGAGATGGACGCCTACGTGATCGTCGTCGACGAGGACGGCGGTGCCGATCTCGAACTCGGGATGCAGCGGACCGCGGAGAAGGAGGGCCTCGCCTCCATCGAGGACATCGACGTCGTCGACTACGCGCGACACCCGCTGATCGAGACGACCGAGCGACTCCAGGAGGAGCGACGCTAGGCCACCGACGTGACTCCGTGTCGTGACGCGGCCTCTCGACCGTCGGCGCCCGCCGGGCGCCCGGGCGGATCCGGATCGTCGTCATCGCCGTCCCCACCGACTTCTTGGCTGTCGTCGTCGTCATCGCCGTCCCCACCGACTTCTTGGCCGTCGTCGTCATCGCCGTCCCCACCGACTTCTTGGCCGTCGTCGTCATCGCCGTCCCCACCGACTTCTTGGCCGTCGTCGTCCCCGTCCGGCCGGTCGACGCCGACTAGGTCGAGTTCGGGGACCAACATCCCGAGCACCGACAACGAGTAGTAGCGGACGAACACGAGCGCGGGCACCTGGAGGAGCAGGCTGACGACGATCAACGAAAGGACGAACAGCAGTACCAGCGGGACCACGACGACGGCACCGACGTGGGCCGCGCCGGCCGCGGCGATGGCGAGATAGAGGGCTCCGCCGACGACCACGAACGGGATGGCCAACGCGATGGCGACGAGGAGGGTCGCGATGGAGACGACGAGGCCGACGGCGATTCCGAGGACGAACTTGGCGACCAGATAGAGGCCGACCTGCTTCCACTCGGCGCGTAGGGTCGGCCAGAGTCGACGCCAGCCGTCGAGGACGCCCCGATCCTCGGTCAGCATCGTCGGCACCACGAAGTCGGTCGTCAGGCCGAGGATAACGCTCGTGACGAGGCCGACGACGAGGAGGACCAGAAGGAGGGGGACCACGAGGACGAACAGCGCCGCCGAGAGGCCGATCCCACCGACGAACACGGCCAGAATCGGGACGGCGATCAACAGGAGGGTGCCGAGGCCGACGGCGATCCGGAACCCGAACAGGCGCAGGCCGGGGCAGAACTCCTCGGCGAACGGGTCGCGGATCGACACCGAACGGTCGCGAAGGGCGCGCACGAGGACGAACTCCATCACGGCGCCGACCAGGTTCCACAGGAGGACGAGTGCGAGGACGAGCGCGACGATGCCGGCGATCAGTACCGCCGTCGACCCCAGATCCGGCAGCGACGGCGACGGCATCTCCGACATGCCACCGCCCGAGGAGAGGTTCGTGTTCGCGTTCCCGCCGGTCGGGACGCCGCCACCGACGCCGACGAAGAGCGTGATCACCGCCAGCCGGAGCCACACCCCTCGATCCAACGGACGGAGGAGGTCTTCGGTCGCTTCACGGGCGGCCGACAGGGCGGCGAAGGCGTACCAGGAGGGCATACGTACGACCCCGCAGTCACGTGCCAAAAATACAGGGGGTCACCCGCAGCACCGGAAACACGGCCGGCGACGCGTCTTTGTCGACGGGGTGAAAACGGGCGGCCATGACGCCGTTCGAACGCCGGACCCGGCGGGTCCAGTCCCGACTCGACGACGACGACCTCCTCGCCCTCTCGCCCGGGCGGAGTCTGTACTACCTGAGCGGCGTCGACGCCGACCCGAGCGACCGCCTCACGCTCCTCCTGGTTCCCGGCGAGGGTGATCCGACGTTCGTGGTGCCGGCCCTGGAGGCCGACGGAATCCGGGCGGCCACGTGGGTCGCGGACGTGCGGCCATGGCGCGACGGGACGGGGCCGGATCGCGTCCTCGATCCGCTCTTCGAGAGCCTGTCGCCGTCCCGCGTGTTCCTCGCGGACCGGATGTGGGCGACCGTCTCGCTCGACCTCCGCGAACGACTGCCCGGGGCCCGCTTCGACCTCGCGAGCGAAGTGTTGACCCCGCTCCGCCGGCGGAAGGACGACCGGGAACTCGACGCCCTCCGTGCGGCCGCCGAGGCGGCGGACGCGACGATGCGGGACGTGCGCGCCCTCGGCGCCGACGCGGTGGGACGGACGGAGGCCGACCTCGCGTCGTTCGTCGCGGAGCGACTGGAGAGCCACGGCGGCACGGGCGTCGCCTTCGAGACCATCGTCGCCGCGGGGGCGAACGGCGCCGACCCGCACCACGCGAGCGGCGACCGGGTGATCGGCGCCGGCGACCCCGTCGTCCTCGATTTCGGGACGCGCGTCGACGGCTACGTGAGCGACCAGACGCGGACCGTCGTCTTCGACGGCGACCCGCCCGCGGCGTTCGCGGACGTTCACTCGGTCGTCCGGGAGGCAGGGGTCGCGGCGGTCGAGGCCGTCGAACCCGGTGCCGTCACGGGGGCGGTCGACCGCGCCGCCCGGTCGGTGATCGAGTCGGCGGGCTACGGTGAACGGTTCGTTCACCGGACGGGCCACGGCGTCGGCCTCGACGTCCACGAGGCGCCGGACGTCGTCGCCGGCGGCGAGGTGACACTCGAACCCGGGATGGTCTTCAGCGTCGAACCCGGGATCTACCTCCCGGATCGCTTCGGCGTCCGGATCGAGGATCTGGTCGTCGTCACCGAGGATGGCTGCGAGCGACTCAACCGGACGAATCGCGGCTGGCGGTGCTAGTCC is from Haloplanus salinarum and encodes:
- a CDS encoding CBS pair associated ParBc domain-containing protein, encoding MADNATVEEYMTQDVATVDPDDSVSEVSRRIVESDGHTGFPVTDGRQVEGFVSARDLLLADDEALVFTVMSEDLVVAHPDMKVNDAARVILRSGIQKLPVVDDAGKLVGIISNTDVIRSQIERVTPKKVDKLLHTLEEIHDIEAAEERRSVELAELTPTQGRVYADELQGRSYELEHGLAEPLVVIDNDGTLLLADGHHRVMAANRLDIEEMDAYVIVVDEDGGADLELGMQRTAEKEGLASIEDIDVVDYARHPLIETTERLQEERR
- a CDS encoding DUF7544 domain-containing protein; this translates as MPSWYAFAALSAAREATEDLLRPLDRGVWLRLAVITLFVGVGGGVPTGGNANTNLSSGGGMSEMPSPSLPDLGSTAVLIAGIVALVLALVLLWNLVGAVMEFVLVRALRDRSVSIRDPFAEEFCPGLRLFGFRIAVGLGTLLLIAVPILAVFVGGIGLSAALFVLVVPLLLVLLVVGLVTSVILGLTTDFVVPTMLTEDRGVLDGWRRLWPTLRAEWKQVGLYLVAKFVLGIAVGLVVSIATLLVAIALAIPFVVVGGALYLAIAAAGAAHVGAVVVVPLVLLFVLSLIVVSLLLQVPALVFVRYYSLSVLGMLVPELDLVGVDRPDGDDDGQEVGGDGDDDDGQEVGGDGDDDDGQEVGGDGDDDDDSQEVGGDGDDDDPDPPGRPAGADGREAASRHGVTSVA
- a CDS encoding aminopeptidase P family protein, whose translation is MTPFERRTRRVQSRLDDDDLLALSPGRSLYYLSGVDADPSDRLTLLLVPGEGDPTFVVPALEADGIRAATWVADVRPWRDGTGPDRVLDPLFESLSPSRVFLADRMWATVSLDLRERLPGARFDLASEVLTPLRRRKDDRELDALRAAAEAADATMRDVRALGADAVGRTEADLASFVAERLESHGGTGVAFETIVAAGANGADPHHASGDRVIGAGDPVVLDFGTRVDGYVSDQTRTVVFDGDPPAAFADVHSVVREAGVAAVEAVEPGAVTGAVDRAARSVIESAGYGERFVHRTGHGVGLDVHEAPDVVAGGEVTLEPGMVFSVEPGIYLPDRFGVRIEDLVVVTEDGCERLNRTNRGWRC
- a CDS encoding NADH-quinone oxidoreductase subunit N, which codes for MTPLQIQLPTWAAVAPTLLLGLTALVLLLVDSIDPDSTRPTALAGVATFGSLAALAVAGWYLLAGTGQQGGAIELYGGSVVVDGLSLFFTVVVSSVVAMVSLASYDYLRDRTYQAEFYSLVMLAATGMSLMASSGSLATVFVSLELASLPSYALVAFLKKNRGSVEAGLKYFLVGAVSSAVLAFGISLVYAVTGSLLLSDVASAIGSAGDLVGVAGVGVVMIAGGFAFKTASVPFHFWAPEAYEGAPAPISAFLSSASKAAGFAVAFRVFAVAFPIDAVVPMGIDWPLLFAVLAVVTMTLGNFAAATQENVKRMLAYSSVGHAGYALIGLAALSGSGPNGNVMGASMAHLLVYGFMNTGAFLFIAMVEHWEIGRTFEDYNGLATRAPVACLAMTVFMFSLAGLPPFGGFLSKYALFYEAIQGGFWWLAAVGAINSALSLFYYSRVVKAMWIEDPTGGFDLGATPLGLYAAVMVAAVGTLLLLPAFGPVVETAQSAATALFA
- a CDS encoding DHHA1 domain-containing protein, which encodes MVRRLVLGCGHAGETVAGVVSTWGGSLRVVVPAGHEVREFEAGAEVIRGDPADPGTYPEAADVVLVLGDDPAHNVATAEQARASFPDALLVASTAGGDVGDRLRTVADRVVDTQAVVADYLLETATGDGGERVWRLLNVLRGIDGRLAVVMHENPDPDAIASALALADIARSVGVEGDACYYGDISHQENRALVNLLELDLCNLGPGDDIGEYAAVALVDHSRPGVNDGLDPDTPVDIVVDHHPPRGPVTARFVDLRSDVGATSTLLAEYLDRLGMDPSREVATALLYGIRIDTREFTREAVEADFEAAAFLHAHVDASVLERVESPSMNPEVLATLAAAIRNRDVRDDVLTTGVGRIRDRDALAQAADKLLDMEGIRVTVVYGFMDETVYVSGRTRGTDVDLGEVLRDALGAIGSAGGHADMAGAQIPLGILGAVDDDSTASLADVVDDVVAERIFEVLEDPPNAPGGDPSTAEAVFEFPLSDDG
- a CDS encoding DUF7522 family protein; its protein translation is MSEHRDLVDPSLGEQLVSACRTTVGDSLRSIVYFTPDEYEQIYLRSDLEAEADLTGWVEHEAAGFRAQTAYDGTELGEYQYTLRVFENGYVTRVIDEDHGVFVTTDGITVRRSKEVTEAIGSTL